The following proteins are encoded in a genomic region of Rubrobacter xylanophilus DSM 9941:
- a CDS encoding ACT domain-containing protein, whose amino-acid sequence MSDEAPGTLLELSVSGWRLAVCRLGPGAGVPAWASEAPFFSVTRSPEELSVVCPEERVPEGVRREGGWRALKVRGPLDFGQTGILFSLLGPLAGVGVGVFALSTHDTDYVLVKEEQLELAVSALVREGHIVHRD is encoded by the coding sequence ATGTCGGACGAGGCGCCGGGCACGCTCCTGGAGCTCTCCGTGTCCGGCTGGCGGCTCGCCGTCTGCCGGCTGGGGCCGGGGGCCGGGGTGCCCGCCTGGGCCTCGGAGGCGCCGTTTTTCTCCGTGACCCGCAGCCCCGAGGAGCTCTCCGTGGTCTGCCCGGAGGAGCGCGTCCCCGAGGGGGTGCGGCGGGAGGGGGGATGGCGGGCCCTCAAGGTGAGGGGCCCGCTGGACTTCGGGCAGACCGGGATCCTGTTCTCGCTCCTCGGGCCGCTCGCAGGGGTCGGGGTGGGGGTCTTCGCGCTCTCCACCCACGACACGGACTACGTGCTGGTGAAGGAGGAGCAGCTGGAGCTCGCGGTCTCCGCGCTGGTCCGCGAGGGACACATCGTTCACAGGGATTAG
- a CDS encoding arginine repressor, translated as MAMASAPVDKSTRQNLILRLISERDLGTQQDVVRALAEEGVEVAQATVSRDLAELGVLKVGNRYLALPHEPGSASIEVLPSFVLGLTPAQNLVVIHTRDGTAGAVSSVLDRVKGLKIVGTIAGQDTVLAVTPDSAAAEEVASLIADVCRAKTRPAGSVE; from the coding sequence ATGGCTATGGCGAGCGCGCCGGTAGACAAGAGCACCAGGCAGAACCTGATACTGCGTCTGATCTCGGAGAGGGACCTCGGGACCCAGCAGGACGTGGTGCGGGCCCTCGCCGAGGAGGGCGTGGAGGTCGCCCAGGCGACGGTGAGCCGCGACCTCGCGGAGCTGGGGGTGCTGAAGGTCGGCAACCGGTACCTGGCGCTGCCGCACGAGCCGGGCTCCGCCAGCATCGAGGTGCTCCCCAGCTTCGTGCTGGGGCTCACCCCGGCCCAGAACCTCGTCGTCATCCACACCCGCGACGGGACCGCCGGGGCGGTCTCCAGCGTTCTGGATCGGGTGAAGGGGCTGAAGATAGTCGGGACCATCGCCGGGCAGGACACCGTGCTGGCCGTCACCCCGGACAGCGCCGCCGCCGAGGAGGTGGCCTCGCTCATCGCCGACGTGTGCCGGGCCAAGACCCGGCCGGCGGGGAGCGTGGAGTAG
- the argC gene encoding N-acetyl-gamma-glutamyl-phosphate reductase, producing the protein MGLSVGIYGGSGYVGVELVRLLAGHPEVGSLAVASRGHAGRRIGEVYPQVAVGGEYLDPSEVDVSSLDVAFVAYGHGESAEAVRGLLEGGVRLVVDLSADFRLPDVRVYEEWYGEHPAPELLGEAHYGLPEVFGALEGRLVANPGCYPTAAILALAPVVRRMGGEVRSVTINALSGVSGAGAKPSARTHFVSVNESVSPYGVSGGEPRHRHTPEIEIMLRRLGEAPPVTFVPHLLPISRGELETITVEAGELPGAEEVLGWYREDYGGWRFVEAREEVPHISHVANTNRARLSAAVDRRAGKLLLFAAVDNLLKGAAGEAVQNMNLALGYPEDLGLEHLR; encoded by the coding sequence ATGGGACTCAGCGTAGGGATCTACGGCGGCAGCGGGTACGTGGGCGTGGAGCTGGTACGGCTGCTTGCGGGGCACCCGGAGGTGGGGAGCCTTGCGGTGGCCTCCCGGGGGCATGCGGGGCGGAGGATAGGCGAGGTGTACCCGCAGGTGGCCGTCGGGGGGGAGTACCTGGACCCGTCGGAGGTGGACGTCTCCTCTCTGGACGTGGCCTTTGTGGCCTACGGGCACGGGGAGAGCGCGGAGGCGGTGCGCGGGCTGCTGGAGGGCGGGGTACGGCTGGTGGTGGACCTCTCGGCGGACTTCCGGCTGCCGGACGTGCGGGTCTATGAGGAGTGGTACGGGGAGCACCCGGCCCCGGAGCTGCTCGGGGAGGCGCACTACGGGCTACCGGAGGTCTTCGGGGCTCTGGAGGGGAGGCTCGTGGCCAACCCCGGCTGTTATCCCACGGCGGCCATCCTCGCGCTCGCGCCGGTGGTGCGGCGGATGGGCGGGGAGGTACGCTCGGTGACCATCAACGCGCTCTCGGGGGTCAGCGGGGCGGGGGCGAAGCCCAGCGCCCGGACCCACTTCGTGAGCGTCAACGAGAGCGTCTCCCCTTATGGGGTTTCGGGTGGCGAGCCCCGGCACCGCCACACGCCGGAGATAGAGATCATGCTCCGCCGCCTCGGGGAGGCGCCGCCGGTGACCTTCGTGCCCCACCTGCTGCCCATAAGCCGGGGCGAGCTGGAGACGATAACCGTGGAGGCCGGGGAGCTGCCGGGCGCGGAGGAGGTGCTCGGCTGGTACCGGGAGGACTACGGGGGGTGGCGTTTCGTGGAGGCCCGGGAGGAGGTGCCGCACATCTCGCACGTGGCCAACACCAACCGGGCCAGGCTCTCCGCGGCGGTGGACCGCAGGGCGGGGAAGCTGCTCCTGTTCGCGGCGGTGGACAACCTGCTCAAGGGGGCCGCCGGGGAGGCCGTGCAGAACATGAACCTCGCGCTCGGGTACCCGGAGGATCTGGGGCTCGAGCACCTCAGGTAG
- the argJ gene encoding bifunctional glutamate N-acetyltransferase/amino-acid acetyltransferase ArgJ: MNKYPEIGITESSGGALAPGGFVAGAAACGIREEGRLDLGLLLSERPAVSAGVFTRNRVKGAPVLVSREAAGAGAVRAVVANSGNANAATGRGGLEDARAMQRLAARELGLDPGEVAVASTGVIGERLPMGRVGDGIRRAAAGLGRDGSGFARAILTTDTRTKQAAVRAETGEGAFTVGGTAKGSGMIHPNMGTMLSFLTTDAALGRGPLREALRRAVDRTFNRVTVDGDTSPSDMVLLIANGAAGGEELQPGSPGYAAFAGALEEVARRLAREIARDGEGATKLLEVVVEGASGEEDAARLARSVAGSNLVKAAVAGEDANWGRVLTAMGYSGVGFDPQGAEIRFGPVLVFAGGEPVEHDVAAANAALAGEEVGIRIRLSAGGASAAAWGCDLTSRYVEINGSYRT, from the coding sequence ATGAATAAATATCCGGAAATCGGAATAACGGAGTCCTCCGGAGGGGCCCTGGCGCCGGGGGGCTTTGTGGCCGGGGCGGCGGCGTGCGGGATACGGGAGGAGGGGAGGTTGGATCTCGGGCTGCTCCTCTCGGAGCGGCCGGCCGTCTCGGCCGGGGTGTTCACCCGCAACCGGGTCAAGGGCGCGCCGGTGCTGGTGAGCCGGGAGGCCGCCGGGGCCGGCGCGGTGCGGGCCGTGGTGGCCAACAGCGGCAACGCCAACGCCGCCACCGGGCGGGGCGGGCTCGAGGACGCCCGGGCCATGCAGCGGCTCGCGGCCCGGGAGCTGGGCCTCGACCCCGGGGAGGTGGCGGTCGCCTCCACCGGCGTCATCGGCGAGCGGCTCCCCATGGGGCGCGTCGGGGACGGCATCCGGCGGGCCGCCGCGGGGCTCGGGCGCGACGGCTCCGGTTTCGCCAGGGCCATACTCACCACCGACACCCGCACAAAGCAGGCTGCGGTGCGGGCGGAGACCGGGGAGGGGGCCTTCACCGTCGGCGGGACCGCCAAGGGGAGCGGCATGATCCACCCGAACATGGGCACCATGCTGTCCTTCCTCACCACCGACGCGGCGCTCGGGCGGGGGCCGCTGCGCGAGGCGCTGCGCCGGGCCGTGGACCGCACCTTCAACCGGGTGACCGTGGACGGCGACACCTCCCCCAGCGACATGGTCCTGCTCATCGCCAACGGGGCCGCGGGCGGCGAGGAGCTGCAGCCGGGCTCCCCGGGGTACGCCGCCTTCGCCGGGGCGCTGGAGGAGGTCGCCCGCAGGCTGGCCCGCGAGATAGCACGCGACGGCGAGGGGGCAACCAAGCTCCTCGAGGTCGTGGTGGAGGGGGCCTCCGGCGAGGAGGACGCGGCCCGGCTCGCCCGGAGCGTGGCCGGGAGCAACCTCGTCAAGGCCGCCGTCGCGGGGGAGGACGCCAACTGGGGCCGGGTGCTCACCGCGATGGGCTACTCCGGGGTCGGCTTCGACCCGCAAGGGGCGGAGATCCGCTTCGGCCCCGTCCTCGTGTTCGCGGGCGGCGAGCCGGTCGAGCACGACGTCGCGGCGGCCAACGCCGCGCTCGCCGGGGAGGAGGTCGGCATCCGCATCCGGCTCTCCGCGGGGGGCGCCTCCGCGGCGGCCTGGGGCTGCGACCTCACCAGCCGGTATGTCGAGATCAACGGGAGCTACCGCACGTGA
- the argB gene encoding acetylglutamate kinase — MRTVVVKVGGASVAGGALEDLPGVVSGGARVAVVHGGGRQLTRMLDSLGVPTSFREGLRVTDERTLEVAEMVFAGSVNKQLARGLLALGVPAAGVSGTDGPVLRVEPVPGLGRVGRVVAVETRLLETLWGGGFVPVVAPLGLGPRGAYNVNADDAAAALAVALGAGELLLLTDVDGLLRDDEPVPALTPAECERYVSSGVASGGMAPKLRAAAEAARGGVPARIINGGRRGALAGALAGGQVGTLVRQEGAFA; from the coding sequence GTGAGGACCGTCGTCGTAAAGGTCGGCGGCGCGAGCGTGGCCGGGGGCGCCCTGGAGGATCTGCCCGGGGTCGTCTCCGGCGGGGCGCGGGTCGCCGTCGTCCACGGGGGCGGCAGGCAGCTCACCCGCATGCTCGACTCCCTGGGGGTGCCCACCAGCTTCCGCGAGGGCCTGCGCGTCACCGACGAGCGGACCCTCGAGGTCGCCGAGATGGTCTTCGCGGGGAGCGTCAACAAGCAGCTCGCGCGGGGGCTGCTCGCGCTCGGCGTGCCCGCGGCGGGCGTCTCCGGCACCGACGGGCCCGTGCTGCGGGTCGAGCCGGTGCCCGGCCTCGGGCGCGTGGGGCGGGTCGTGGCGGTGGAGACCCGGCTGCTCGAGACGCTGTGGGGCGGCGGGTTCGTCCCGGTCGTGGCGCCGCTCGGGCTCGGTCCCCGGGGCGCGTACAACGTCAACGCCGACGACGCGGCCGCCGCGCTCGCCGTCGCCCTCGGGGCCGGGGAGCTGCTGCTGCTCACCGACGTGGACGGCCTGCTCCGGGACGACGAGCCGGTGCCCGCGCTCACCCCCGCCGAGTGCGAGCGCTACGTGAGCAGCGGGGTCGCCTCCGGCGGCATGGCCCCCAAGCTGCGGGCCGCGGCGGAGGCCGCACGGGGCGGCGTGCCCGCGAGGATCATCAACGGCGGCCGGAGGGGCGCCCTCGCCGGAGCGCTCGCCGGCGGGCAGGTAGGAACCCTCGTACGACAGGAAGGAGCCTTCGCATGA
- a CDS encoding aspartate aminotransferase family protein: protein MKPVMETYKRLGIAPVEGRGSWLIDERGDRYLDFIAGIATNSLGHGHPALVEAIKEQAEKLIHCSNLYRVPLQEEVARMLTEATDFDRVFFCNSGTESVEAAIKLARRHAHNTSGPHKHEVLTFTGSFHGRTYGGLTATAQPALHEGFAPMVGGFAYAPYGDLEAASSRIGPQTAAVLVEPIQGESGVNEPPEGFLEGLRELCDRHGALLIFDEVQTGVGRTGHLYAYQGIGVVPDAITSAKGLGGGVPVGAVLAKEEHAAALTPGSHGSTFGGNPLAMAAARAVLRVVREPSFLEEVRTKGAILKNGLRELAARVPGAQVRGRGLLLGLELGPELAPEVFRRCLQEKVLVNLVGGKTLRMAPPLTVSRTEVRYALCTFRGGVEALMEAAPAEAVVA from the coding sequence ATGAAACCCGTGATGGAGACCTACAAGCGGCTCGGCATAGCCCCGGTGGAGGGCCGGGGGAGCTGGCTCATAGACGAGCGGGGCGACCGCTACCTGGACTTCATCGCCGGGATCGCCACGAACTCCCTCGGGCACGGCCACCCGGCGCTCGTGGAGGCCATAAAGGAGCAGGCCGAAAAGCTCATCCACTGCTCCAACCTCTACCGGGTGCCGCTGCAGGAGGAGGTGGCCCGGATGCTCACCGAGGCCACGGACTTCGACCGGGTCTTCTTCTGCAACTCCGGCACCGAGAGCGTGGAGGCGGCCATAAAGCTCGCCCGCCGCCACGCACACAACACCTCCGGCCCCCACAAGCACGAGGTGCTCACCTTCACCGGCTCCTTCCACGGCCGCACCTACGGCGGCCTCACCGCCACCGCCCAGCCGGCCCTGCACGAGGGGTTCGCCCCGATGGTCGGCGGGTTCGCCTACGCCCCCTACGGCGACCTGGAGGCGGCAAGCTCCAGGATCGGGCCGCAGACGGCCGCCGTGCTCGTCGAGCCCATCCAGGGCGAGAGCGGGGTGAACGAGCCGCCGGAGGGCTTTCTCGAGGGCCTGCGGGAGCTCTGCGACCGGCATGGGGCGCTGCTGATCTTCGACGAGGTGCAGACCGGCGTGGGCCGCACCGGCCACCTCTACGCCTACCAGGGCATCGGGGTCGTCCCCGACGCGATCACCAGCGCCAAGGGACTCGGCGGCGGGGTCCCGGTGGGGGCGGTGCTGGCGAAGGAGGAGCACGCCGCCGCCCTCACCCCGGGGAGCCACGGCTCCACCTTCGGCGGCAACCCCCTCGCCATGGCCGCCGCCCGGGCCGTGCTCCGTGTGGTCCGCGAGCCCTCCTTCCTGGAGGAGGTGCGGACGAAGGGCGCGATCCTCAAGAACGGCCTGCGGGAGCTCGCCGCCCGCGTCCCCGGCGCGCAGGTGCGCGGCCGGGGGCTGCTCCTGGGGCTCGAGCTCGGCCCCGAGCTCGCCCCGGAGGTCTTCCGGCGCTGCCTGCAGGAGAAGGTGCTCGTCAACCTCGTCGGCGGGAAGACCCTCAGGATGGCCCCGCCGCTCACCGTGAGCAGGACGGAGGTGAGGTACGCCCTGTGTACCTTTCGAGGCGGCGTCGAAGCCCTGATGGAGGCCGCCCCGGCGGAGGCGGTGGTCGCGTGA
- the argF gene encoding ornithine carbamoyltransferase, giving the protein MIPQLDDTPPPPSPLAGRDCLTLAEFSPQEVRLILDEAVKIKGLQKARIPYRPLRGRTLAMVFQKPSNRTRVSFEVGMYQLGGHALSLSPQEIQMGKRESPSDTGKVLTRYIDAIMVRTFDHAELEELAAAAEVPVINGLTDTHHPCQALADLLTVREQFGRVEGTKIAYVGDGNNVAHSLAIGCALTGARLSIAHPEGHGPDGKVVRLSAELGEPPKLTQDPEEAVAGAQVVYTDVWASMGQEAEAEERRKRFAPYQVDERLMSLAADDAIFLHCLPAHRGEEVAASVIDGPRSRVFDQAENRLHAQKALLYLLLG; this is encoded by the coding sequence GTGATCCCCCAGCTCGACGACACCCCCCCTCCCCCCTCCCCCCTCGCCGGGCGCGACTGCCTGACGCTGGCCGAGTTCAGCCCGCAGGAGGTGCGCCTGATCCTGGACGAGGCCGTGAAGATAAAGGGCCTGCAGAAGGCCCGCATCCCCTACCGCCCCCTGCGCGGCAGAACCCTGGCCATGGTCTTCCAGAAGCCCTCCAACCGGACCCGCGTCTCCTTCGAGGTGGGGATGTACCAGCTCGGCGGGCACGCCCTCTCCCTCTCCCCGCAGGAGATACAGATGGGCAAGCGGGAGAGCCCCTCGGACACCGGCAAGGTCCTCACCCGCTACATAGACGCCATCATGGTGCGCACCTTCGACCACGCCGAACTGGAGGAGCTCGCCGCGGCGGCCGAGGTCCCCGTCATAAACGGCCTGACCGACACCCACCACCCCTGCCAGGCGCTCGCCGACCTGCTGACCGTCCGCGAGCAGTTCGGCAGGGTCGAGGGGACGAAGATAGCCTACGTCGGGGACGGGAACAACGTGGCGCACTCCCTGGCCATCGGCTGCGCCCTGACCGGGGCCAGGCTCTCCATCGCCCACCCGGAGGGCCACGGCCCGGACGGCAAGGTGGTAAGGCTCTCCGCAGAGCTCGGAGAGCCCCCGAAGCTAACCCAGGACCCGGAAGAGGCGGTCGCCGGGGCCCAGGTGGTCTACACCGACGTTTGGGCCTCCATGGGGCAGGAGGCGGAGGCCGAGGAGCGCAGAAAGAGGTTCGCCCCCTACCAGGTGGACGAGCGGCTCATGTCCCTCGCCGCCGACGACGCCATCTTCCTCCACTGCCTCCCCGCACACCGCGGCGAGGAGGTGGCCGCCAGCGTCATAGACGGCCCCAGAAGCCGCGTCTTCGACCAGGCGGAGAACCGCCTGCACGCCCAGAAGGCGCTCCTGTACCTGCTGCTCGGCTAG
- a CDS encoding cysteine desulfurase-like protein produces MTGRSSGSGRSVCAAARGSVRLRPVEERMEEGMRVAYDVRAVREQFPALRREQDGRPVVYLDGPGGSQVARQAMDAMLGYMEGGGANLHGAFATSVETEEMISCCRREVAAFLNAAPEEVVFGQNMTTLTFALSRALARGWGAGDAVVVTELDHRANVDPWLLAARERGAGTRWVRVDTRTLTLQPEDVERAVDGAAVLVAVGLASNAVGTVNDVSAIAERAHAAGAVVAVDAVHAAPHMPLDREALGADILTCSAYKFFGPHVGIAVVRRELLERLQPYKVQPAPDGIPERLETGTQNHEGIAGVRGALEFVASLGRGAALRERLVSGMAAIEAHEAALAAELRAALREVPDLTLYAAPEGVPKTPTFAFRLGNLSPREVCVRLAREGIFAADGDFYASTLAERLGVRDSGGLVRVGLAPYNTREEMQRLLQALAGLSRGRTSRASGV; encoded by the coding sequence TTGACCGGGCGTTCTTCCGGGAGCGGGCGCTCGGTCTGCGCCGCCGCCCGCGGCTCTGTTAGACTCCGCCCCGTCGAGGAGCGGATGGAGGAGGGGATGCGAGTGGCGTACGACGTGCGCGCCGTCCGCGAGCAGTTCCCCGCGCTGCGCCGGGAGCAGGACGGCCGTCCGGTGGTGTACCTGGACGGTCCGGGCGGCTCCCAGGTCGCCCGGCAGGCGATGGACGCGATGCTCGGCTACATGGAGGGCGGCGGGGCCAACCTGCACGGCGCCTTCGCCACGAGCGTGGAGACGGAGGAGATGATCTCCTGCTGCCGCCGGGAGGTGGCCGCGTTTCTGAACGCCGCGCCGGAGGAGGTCGTCTTCGGTCAGAACATGACCACCCTGACCTTCGCCCTCTCCCGGGCTCTGGCGCGCGGGTGGGGCGCGGGGGACGCCGTGGTGGTTACGGAGTTGGATCACCGGGCCAACGTGGACCCCTGGCTCCTGGCCGCCCGGGAGAGGGGGGCCGGGACGCGCTGGGTGAGGGTCGATACGCGGACGCTGACCCTGCAGCCGGAGGATGTGGAGCGGGCCGTGGACGGGGCGGCGGTGCTCGTCGCGGTGGGGCTGGCCTCTAACGCGGTGGGCACGGTGAACGACGTCTCCGCCATAGCGGAGCGGGCGCACGCGGCGGGCGCGGTCGTCGCGGTGGACGCCGTGCATGCGGCGCCGCACATGCCCCTGGACCGCGAAGCCCTGGGGGCGGACATCCTGACCTGCTCGGCGTACAAGTTCTTCGGCCCGCACGTGGGGATCGCCGTCGTGAGGCGGGAGCTGCTCGAGAGGCTCCAGCCCTACAAGGTGCAGCCTGCCCCGGATGGCATCCCGGAGCGGCTGGAGACGGGCACCCAGAACCACGAGGGGATAGCCGGGGTGAGGGGCGCGCTGGAGTTCGTCGCCTCTCTGGGCAGGGGTGCCGCGTTGCGGGAGCGCCTGGTCTCGGGGATGGCCGCGATCGAAGCCCACGAGGCCGCCCTCGCCGCCGAGCTGCGCGCCGCCCTTCGCGAGGTGCCAGACCTCACGCTCTACGCCGCTCCCGAGGGGGTGCCCAAGACCCCCACCTTCGCCTTCCGCCTGGGGAACCTCTCCCCGCGGGAGGTCTGCGTCCGGCTCGCGCGGGAGGGGATCTTCGCCGCCGACGGGGACTTCTACGCCTCCACGCTCGCCGAGCGGCTCGGGGTCCGGGACAGCGGGGGTCTCGTCCGGGTCGGGCTCGCACCCTACAACACCCGCGAGGAGATGCAGCGCCTCCTGCAGGCGCTCGCCGGGCTCTCCCGGGGCCGGACCTCCCGGGCTTCCGGGGTATAG
- the menE gene encoding o-succinylbenzoate--CoA ligase translates to MSKAGPAGRQGPVPCPLGEAARERPEGAALEAPGLRLTYRELDRRVSLAAGRLREAGLGGRRVGLYLEGDAGYVILLLALLRAGAVACPVSTRLPPQGAAPLLRRAGCAAVVCAGPLPGLRCLRPEEILSGRPAEAPTPGPIPLDRPATVVFTSGSTGIPKAALHTFGNHYYSALGSASNIPLAPGDRWLLSLPLYHVGGLSIVFRCVLAGAAMVLPEPGAPLGSELRRRGITHASLVSTQLLRLLREGGEGPPEGLKAILLGASAMPAGLLEEAVSRGLPVHTSYGLTEMASQVAATRPGAPLEELLTSGRVLPHRELRLAEDGEILVRGRTLFAGYVEGDAVERPLDREGWFHTRDLGELDGEGRLLVRGRRDNLFVSGGENVQPEEIEEALRREAGAEEAVVVPVPDEEWGARPVAFLKGGAPDPARSLERVLPRFKIPVAFYPWPQDAPGGMKVDRAFFRERALGLRRRPRLC, encoded by the coding sequence GTGAGTAAGGCGGGGCCTGCGGGGCGACAGGGCCCGGTCCCCTGCCCGCTCGGGGAGGCGGCCCGCGAGCGGCCGGAGGGGGCGGCGCTGGAGGCGCCCGGGCTCCGGCTGACCTACCGGGAGCTCGACCGGAGGGTGTCGCTCGCGGCCGGCCGGCTGCGGGAGGCGGGGCTCGGCGGGCGGAGGGTCGGGCTGTACCTGGAGGGGGATGCGGGGTACGTGATCCTGCTCCTCGCCCTCCTCCGGGCCGGCGCCGTGGCCTGCCCGGTGAGCACCCGCCTGCCCCCGCAGGGCGCGGCGCCCCTGCTGCGCAGGGCGGGGTGCGCGGCCGTTGTCTGCGCGGGGCCGCTCCCCGGCCTCCGGTGTCTCCGGCCGGAGGAGATCCTCTCCGGCCGCCCGGCAGAGGCCCCGACGCCCGGCCCGATACCCCTCGACCGCCCGGCCACCGTGGTCTTCACCTCCGGGAGCACCGGCATCCCCAAGGCCGCGCTGCACACCTTCGGGAACCACTACTACAGCGCGCTCGGCTCCGCGAGCAACATACCGCTCGCCCCCGGCGACCGCTGGCTGCTCTCGCTCCCCCTCTACCACGTGGGGGGGCTCTCCATCGTCTTCCGGTGCGTGCTCGCCGGGGCGGCGATGGTGCTCCCGGAGCCCGGTGCCCCGCTGGGGAGCGAGCTCCGGCGGCGCGGGATCACCCACGCCTCCCTGGTCTCCACCCAGCTCCTGAGGCTCCTGCGGGAGGGGGGGGAGGGGCCCCCGGAGGGCCTGAAGGCCATCCTGCTCGGGGCGAGCGCCATGCCCGCCGGGCTGCTGGAGGAGGCCGTCTCGCGCGGCCTCCCGGTGCACACCAGCTACGGTCTCACCGAGATGGCCTCCCAGGTGGCGGCCACCCGGCCCGGCGCCCCGCTGGAGGAGCTCCTCACCTCCGGGAGGGTGCTCCCCCACAGGGAGCTCAGGCTGGCGGAGGACGGGGAGATCCTGGTCCGCGGCCGCACCCTCTTCGCCGGCTACGTGGAGGGGGACGCCGTCGAGCGGCCGCTCGACCGGGAGGGGTGGTTCCACACGCGGGACCTCGGCGAGCTGGACGGCGAGGGACGCCTCCTCGTGCGGGGCAGGAGGGACAACCTGTTCGTCTCCGGCGGCGAGAACGTCCAGCCCGAGGAGATAGAGGAGGCGCTGCGGCGGGAGGCCGGGGCGGAGGAGGCGGTGGTGGTCCCGGTCCCGGACGAGGAGTGGGGGGCGCGGCCCGTCGCGTTCCTAAAGGGGGGCGCGCCCGACCCGGCCCGCTCCCTCGAGCGGGTGCTCCCGCGCTTCAAGATCCCCGTCGCCTTCTACCCCTGGCCGCAGGACGCGCCGGGGGGGATGAAGGTTGACCGGGCGTTCTTCCGGGAGCGGGCGCTCGGTCTGCGCCGCCGCCCGCGGCTCTGTTAG
- the menC gene encoding o-succinylbenzoate synthase: MRISGYRLYRYALPLAPPAGAGGAGLRRREGVLLRLEAEGASGWGEAAPLSGFSRETPAQAARALQKVLPGLLGLDLEEARLPRGGLPPSARFALELALLGARAAASGRPLPELLSPSPQPEVEVSALLSGPPETVLEEARRMRAAGYRAFKLKVGGRPVEEDVRLVRSLGEELGGSVTLRLDANRAWEFPEALRFAAAGLRFLYVEEPLRDPAGLPELVRRGNLPVALDESLFGMEPEGLAGHRYARAAVLKPTLLGGLSRTLRFARAARELGMEVAVSSAYESGVGTLGLLALAAACGAPAGLDPYRSLARDVLRPRPALAAPRLVVGAAFSARRAVAREALEELLGDAGGGGE; the protein is encoded by the coding sequence CTGAGGATCTCCGGCTACAGGCTCTACCGCTACGCGCTGCCCCTCGCGCCCCCGGCGGGGGCGGGCGGCGCGGGGCTCCGCCGGCGCGAGGGGGTGCTCCTGCGCCTGGAGGCGGAGGGGGCCTCGGGCTGGGGGGAGGCCGCGCCGCTTTCGGGCTTCTCCCGGGAGACGCCCGCGCAGGCGGCCCGGGCTCTCCAGAAGGTCCTGCCCGGCCTTCTGGGGCTCGACCTCGAGGAGGCGCGCCTCCCCCGCGGGGGGCTTCCCCCTTCGGCCCGCTTCGCGCTGGAGCTGGCGCTGCTCGGGGCGCGGGCGGCGGCCTCCGGACGCCCGCTGCCGGAGCTGCTCTCCCCGAGCCCGCAGCCGGAGGTGGAGGTGAGCGCCCTGCTCTCTGGCCCTCCGGAGACCGTGCTGGAGGAGGCCCGCCGGATGCGCGCCGCCGGCTACCGCGCCTTCAAGCTCAAGGTCGGCGGGCGGCCGGTGGAGGAGGACGTCCGGCTCGTGCGCTCGCTCGGCGAAGAGCTGGGCGGGAGCGTGACGCTGCGGCTGGACGCCAACCGCGCCTGGGAGTTCCCCGAGGCGCTGCGCTTCGCGGCGGCCGGGCTGCGCTTTCTGTACGTCGAGGAGCCGCTGCGCGACCCGGCGGGCCTGCCGGAGCTGGTCCGCCGGGGGAACCTGCCGGTCGCCCTCGACGAGTCGCTCTTCGGGATGGAGCCTGAAGGCCTCGCCGGGCACCGCTACGCCCGCGCCGCGGTGCTCAAGCCCACGCTCCTCGGCGGGCTCTCGCGGACGCTGCGCTTCGCCCGCGCCGCCCGTGAGCTGGGGATGGAGGTGGCGGTGAGCTCCGCCTACGAGAGCGGGGTGGGGACGCTCGGACTGCTCGCCCTCGCCGCAGCCTGCGGCGCCCCGGCCGGCCTCGACCCGTACCGCAGCCTCGCCCGCGACGTGCTCCGACCCCGCCCCGCGCTCGCCGCCCCGCGCCTCGTGGTGGGGGCGGCGTTCTCCGCCCGCCGCGCGGTGGCGCGGGAGGCTCTGGAGGAGCTTTTGGGGGACGCGGGCGGAGGGGGTGAGTAA